The nucleotide sequence ATGAAGAAGAAGATTTAGAAAAGTATCGAAATTCCGAGCTTTTTAAAGAGGTTTGGGCTTTTACAAAAGCATTTTTTAATGATAAACCCCAAGCGTGGAGTGTTGATAAATTGGTTACATTGGATTGATTTATTCAAAATTGCATAAATTTTAACCACCTTTACACTATTAAATTGAATTTATAGAATGAAAGCATTGTTATTAAGAGAAATCAAATCGTTTTTTGGTTCGCTTACCGGCTATTTGGTTATCGCCGTATTTTTAATTTTAAATGGAATTTTTCTGTGGATTGTTGACGGATCTTATAACATTCTGCAAAGCGGTTATAATGATTTAACCCCGTTTTTTCAACTAGCACCGTTGGTTTTGCTTTTGTTGATTCCTGCAATTACCATGAAAAGTATTTCAGACGAGCGCAAACAAGGAACTATTGAATTATTGGTAACCAAACCATTGAGCTTAAATCAAATCGTTACTGGTAAGTTTTTAGGTGCTTTTTTGTTGGTTGTTATCGCCATTTTGCCAACGCTTTTATACATCATCATATTAAACCCGTATGGTTTGCCGGCTGGAAATATGGATATGGGCAGCACTATTGGTTCTTATTTGGGACTATTGTTTTTAATGGCTGCTTACACAAGTATCGGTATTTTTTGCTCGTCGTTGTCTGAAAATCAAATTGTAGCTTTTATTACTGCGGTAGTCATTTGCTTTGTTTTGTATATGGGTTTTGATCAATTAGCAGAATTGTTCAAATCATCGGCAACAATTATAGAAAAAGTGGGAATGAGCTATCATTTTAAAAGTATGAGCAGAGGGGTAATTGATACCCGAGATGTTATTTATTTTGTATCATTAACTATTTTCTTTTTAATGGCAACAGTGTTTAACCTTAAAAGCGTGCGTAAATAATGAAAAGTAGTAAAAGAATTCAGTCGTTTTTAGGCATTGCAATTGCATTGATTGTTTTAAATATTGTAGGTGGATATGTGTATCATCGTTTCGATTTAACTTCAGACAAGCGCTACACATTATCCGAAACTACTAAAAACATACTTGATCAGGTAAGCGAACCCGTTTTTATTGATGTGTATTTAGAAGGAGATTTTCCTGCGGAATTGCGGAAACTTCAAACCGAAACCAAGCAGTTATTAGAAGAGTTTCAGGCATATAACAGTGCTGTTAATTTTATTTTTGTAAACCCGATCGCCAACGAAAACGAAGCTACACAAATGGCAGAGCAGTTGTATGCAAACGGTATGAAACCTATAAATATTTCGGTAAACGACAAAGGCAAACAGTCGCAAGAAATGGTTTTTCCGTGGGCAGTGGCAACCAAAGGCGAAAACCATGCAAAAATACAATTGCTAAAAGGCATGATGAGTGCTTCAACCGAAGAAAAGATAGCATCTTCTGTGCAACATTTAGAATATGCAATTACCGAAGCAATCTATAAAGTAAATACCGAAAAATCTAAAAAAATAGCCATTATTAAAGGAATTGGTGAACCCAATGATGTGTACATTGCCGATTTTTTGCGCACCTTAAAAGACAGTTATTTTATTGCACCGTTTACGCTAGACAGTGTGGCTGTAAATCCGCAGAAAACATTAAAAGATTTACAAGCTTATGATTTAGCCATCATCACAAAACCAACAAAAGCCTTCGATGAAAATCAAATACAAGTGTTGGATCAATTTGTAATGAACGGCGGCAAATCGATCTGGATGTTGGATCAAGTACAAGCAGATATGGACAGTTTGTACAATCCAAGTAGCGAAATGCTTGCTTATCCAAAAGATCAAAGTTTGGGCGAAATGCTTTTTAAATACGGTGTGCGTGTAAATCCTGATTTGGTGAAAGACGAATACGGATCGCCTATAAAACTGGCAGTTGGTC is from Paenimyroides aestuarii and encodes:
- the gldF gene encoding gliding motility-associated ABC transporter permease subunit GldF, with protein sequence MKALLLREIKSFFGSLTGYLVIAVFLILNGIFLWIVDGSYNILQSGYNDLTPFFQLAPLVLLLLIPAITMKSISDERKQGTIELLVTKPLSLNQIVTGKFLGAFLLVVIAILPTLLYIIILNPYGLPAGNMDMGSTIGSYLGLLFLMAAYTSIGIFCSSLSENQIVAFITAVVICFVLYMGFDQLAELFKSSATIIEKVGMSYHFKSMSRGVIDTRDVIYFVSLTIFFLMATVFNLKSVRK
- the gldG gene encoding gliding motility-associated ABC transporter substrate-binding protein GldG; protein product: MKSSKRIQSFLGIAIALIVLNIVGGYVYHRFDLTSDKRYTLSETTKNILDQVSEPVFIDVYLEGDFPAELRKLQTETKQLLEEFQAYNSAVNFIFVNPIANENEATQMAEQLYANGMKPINISVNDKGKQSQEMVFPWAVATKGENHAKIQLLKGMMSASTEEKIASSVQHLEYAITEAIYKVNTEKSKKIAIIKGIGEPNDVYIADFLRTLKDSYFIAPFTLDSVAVNPQKTLKDLQAYDLAIITKPTKAFDENQIQVLDQFVMNGGKSIWMLDQVQADMDSLYNPSSEMLAYPKDQSLGEMLFKYGVRVNPDLVKDEYGSPIKLAVGQQGSETVYETFNWKFAPYVVSGSNHPIVKNIEVVKFDFANSIDTLKNNIKKTVLLASSPLSVKVGTPSVVSLSNTINEKVDPKKVKMQSFPLAVLLEGSFTSVFKNRIVPFQTEGYLNEGKATKMIVISDGDVVRNQLDQDYQPMELGYDKWTNTLYGNKEFLVNAVNYLLDDTGLMELRTKEVKLALLDKEKVYTDYSFIQIIIVVLPLAVLAVFGFIFTYLRKKKYTR